GGTGGCCTGCCGCGAAGACAACGGCTTCCGCATGGCCGCGGCCGACCTGGAACAGGCCATCACGCCGCGCACGCGCTGGGTGATGCTGAATTCGCCGTCCAATCCCACCGGCGCGGCCTACGCCGAGGTCGACCTGCGCGCGCTGGCCGATGTGCTGCTGCGCCATCCGCACGTGTGGCTGATCTGCGACGACATCTACGAGCACCTGATCTACGGCGATTTCGCCTTCCGCACCATGGCGCAGGTCGAGCCGCGCCTGAAGTCGCGCACGCTGACGGTCAACGGCCTGTCGAAGGCCTACGCCATGACCGGCTGGCGCGTCGGCTACGGCGGCGGCCCCAAAGAACTGATCGGCGCCATCGCCGTGGTGCAGAGCCAGAGCACGTCGAACCCGTGCTCCATCAGCCAGGCCGCCGCCATCGAGGCGCTGGACGGCCCGCAGGACGTGCTGGCCGAGCGGCGGGCGTCGTTCCAGGCGCGCCGCGACCTGGTGGTTGACGGCCTGAACGCCATCGCCGGCCTGGCCTGCCGCCGGCCCGAGGGCGCTTTCTATACCTACGCCAGCTGCGCGGGCGTGCTGGGCCGCCGCACGCCGGGCGGCCAGCGCCTGGCCACCGACGCCGATTTCTGCCAGTACCTGCTGCAAGACCACGACGTGGCCGTGGTGCCGGGCACGGTGTTCGGGCTGGCTCCGTATTTCCGCATCAGCTATGCCACGTCGCAGGCGCAGCTGCAAACTGCCCTGGACCGCATTGCGCGGGCGGTGGCGCAATTGTCTTGATGGCCGCCCGTGCGGGCCTTGCGGCGCGCCGGGCCGCCGGCAACAGAAACCACTGCCTGCCCGTGGGGGCAGGCAGTTCATCGCAGCACAACTTCAAAAGGGGAATAACCATGTTGCGCATCTTAAGCATTGCCACCCTGGCCGCGGCCAGCCTGACGGCCGCCCTGCCGGCGGCCGCCCAGGATAAATGGCCGTCGCGGCCCATTGTCATTGTGGGCGGTTTCCCGAACGGCTCGGGCGTGGACCTGTACGCGCGCAAGCTGGGCCAGGGCATGACCGAGACCCTGGGCGTGCCCATCGTCGTCGAGGCCCGCACCGGGGCCGGCGGCAACGTGGCGTCCGATGTGGTGTCGCGCGCCGAGCCCGACGGCTACACCTTCCTGTTCGGCACGGCCGGCACGCACGCCATCAATGCCGCGCTGTACAAGAGCCTGACCTTCGACGTGTGGAAAGACTTCAGCCACATCGCACTGCTGGGCGACGTGCCCAACGTGCTGCTGGTCAATCCGCAGAAGCATCCCGACGTCAAGACCTGCAAAGACCTGCTGGCGCTGGCGCGCAAGAACCCCGGCAAGATGAATTACTCGTCCACCGGCAACGGCACGTCGGGCCACCTGGCCGGCGCGCAGTTCACCCACCAGGCCAAGGTCGACATCGTGCACGTGCCGTACCGCGGCCAGGGGCCGGCCATGACGGCGCTGCTGTCGGGCGAGGTGGATTTCTTCTTCAACCAGAGCGCGCCCAGCATCGCGGCCGTCAAGGCCGGCCAGGTGCGCGCGCTGGGCGTGACCACGTCCAAGCCGCTCGAAGCCCTGCCCGGCGTGCCCACGGTGGCCGAGGGCTGCGGACTGCCGGGCTATGAAAGCAGCACCTGGTACGGCCTGTTCGGCCCCGCCAAGCTGCCGGCCGACATCCAGAAGCGCTTCAGCGACGCGGTCATCAAGGAAATGTCCAAGCCCGAGTTCCAGCGCTGGCTGATCGACGTGCAGGGCATCACGCCCCCGGCCGACCCCAGCCCCGCGGCCTTCGAGCGCGTGCACAAGGCCGACATCAAGCGCTGGGCCGACGTGGTGAAACTGTCGGGCGCGAAGGTCGACTGAGAGAGCAGGCCCCCAGGTGTCTGACTCCCGCAGGGTGTCAGACACTGAACGATTGAGATAGCTGGCGTGCACTTCGGTGTCTGACACCCTGCGGGAGTCAGACACCTGGCAACACACTGCCTAATCGGATGGGGTTTGCGCGAGAACGCTGCGGTTCATGCGCAGGGTGGCCAGCAGGATGCGCTTGTTTTCGCGGCTGCGGTAGGCATGTTCGCGCATCAGGCTCTCGGCGCGCACCGCCTCGCGCCGCTCGATGGCGCGCAGCAGGTCTTCGTGGTCGGTCTGGGCGCGCAGCACGAAGGGGGTTTCCAGCTCGGAAGGAGTGGAAGGCAGCGTCAAGGCCGCGGGCCCGGCCAGCGGGGTCTTGTTGTTGTGTTCCAGCGCGGCGGTCAGCGCGCGGTTGCCCGCCGCGGCATACAGAATTTCATGAAAGCGCCGGTTGATGCGGCCCCATGAGCGCGCATCCACGGTGATGTTCGGGTCGTGTTCGGCCGGGGCCAGCAGCCTCTTGCCTTCTTCGACGGCCTCGCGCAGTTGGTCCAGCGTGGCCTGCGACGCGCCCCGTTCGGCCAGCAGCCGCACCGCCATGCCTTCCAGCACGCCGCGCACATCGACGGCGTCGGCGATTTCGTCCACGGTGAAGGCGCGCACCCGGAAACCGCGCGAAGGCAGGCGTTCGAGCAGGCCTTCTTTTTCCAGCTCGGTCATGGCGATGCGCAGCGGCGTGCGCGACACGCCCAGGCGTTCGGCGAACTGCAACTCGATGACGCGTTCGCCGGGCTGCAGTTCGCCTGACAGCACCAGGTCTCGGAGTTCGGAAATGACTTTGTCGATTTGTGCGGCCATAAGGCGGGGGTTCCTGAGCGGCGCTCCAGATTAAACAAAAATTGCATGCAATTTGCCATTTTGGTGGGGGCGCATGCTTGCGAAAGATCAAAATTGCATGCAATAATAATAAAAAACAGGCTTGCCACGGCAAATATTCCATGCAATGCATGCAATTATTGTTTTTCCGCGGCGGGCTTGTCTTTCACCAGGAGACAAGATGAAGCTGCTCAGCTTCCTGTACAACGGCCAGCCAGGGTGGGGCGCGCAGCAGGGCGATGAAGTGGCCGTGCTGACCGGCCGCTGGCCCGATCTGGCCGCCGCCCTGCAGGCCGGCCCGCAGGCCATCGCGCAGGCATTGCGCGGCGATGCGCCCCGCCTGCCGCTGGCGGGCCTGCAGTACCTGCCGCCTATCGTGGCGCCAGGCAAGATACTGTGCGTGGGCCTGAACTACGGCCGCCATGTGGCCGAAACCGGCCGCGAGCTGCCCGCGCATCCGTCCTTGTTCATCCGCTTCGCCGACTCGCTGGTCGGCCACCAGGCCGAGGTGTGGCGGCCCATGGCTTCGGCCAGGTTCGATTTCGAAGGCGAGCTGGCGGTGGTGATCGGCAAGGCGGGACGCCGCATTCCCGCCGCGCGGGCGCTGGAGCACGTGGCCGGCTACACCTGTATGGCCGAGAACTCGGTGCGCGACTTCCAGAAGCACAGCGCCCAGGTCACGCCGGGCAAGAACTTTGCGCGCAGCGGCGCGCTGGGGCCCTGGCTGGCCACCGCCGACGAGATTCCCGACCCCGCGGTCCTGCAGGTGGTTACCCGCCTCAATGGCGAAGTGATGCAGGACGGCCGGGTCGACGACCTGATCTTCCCGATTCCCGAACTGATTGCCTATATCAGCACGTTCACGCCGCTGGCGCCCGGCGACATCATCGCCACCGGCACCCCGGAAGGCGTGGGCGCGCGCCGCACGCCGCCGCTGTTCATGGCGGCCGGCGACGTGCTGGAAGTGGATATTCCCGGCGTGGGCCGGCTGGTCAACCCGGTGGCCGATGAGCCGGCCGCCTGTACTGAAGAGAACCCTCATGGCTGAAGCAATGCGATACCTGAGCGAGCAGGACGTGGTGTCGGTGCTGGACATGCCGCGCGCCATCGACGCCCTGCAGGACACCCTGGCCGCGCAGGGGCGCAACCAGGCGCGCAATCTGCCCAAGAGCCTGGCCACCTGGGGCGACGGCAGTTCGATGCACGCGCTGGGCTCGGTCATGACCGCCAGCGGCTATGCCGGTTTCAAGACCTGGGTGCACACCAAGGCGGGCGGCGGGTCGGTGTTCAGCCTGTTCGACGCCAATGCCGGCACGCTGCTGGCCATTATCGAGGCGCGCGCGCTGGGCATGCTGCGCACCGCCGCCATCAGCGGGGTGGCGACGCGCACGCTGGCGCCGCCGGCGGCGCGCACCGCGGCGCTGGTGGGAACCGGGCCGCAGGCGCT
This genomic window from Bordetella petrii contains:
- a CDS encoding Bug family tripartite tricarboxylate transporter substrate binding protein — translated: MLRILSIATLAAASLTAALPAAAQDKWPSRPIVIVGGFPNGSGVDLYARKLGQGMTETLGVPIVVEARTGAGGNVASDVVSRAEPDGYTFLFGTAGTHAINAALYKSLTFDVWKDFSHIALLGDVPNVLLVNPQKHPDVKTCKDLLALARKNPGKMNYSSTGNGTSGHLAGAQFTHQAKVDIVHVPYRGQGPAMTALLSGEVDFFFNQSAPSIAAVKAGQVRALGVTTSKPLEALPGVPTVAEGCGLPGYESSTWYGLFGPAKLPADIQKRFSDAVIKEMSKPEFQRWLIDVQGITPPADPSPAAFERVHKADIKRWADVVKLSGAKVD
- a CDS encoding fumarylacetoacetate hydrolase family protein, which gives rise to MKLLSFLYNGQPGWGAQQGDEVAVLTGRWPDLAAALQAGPQAIAQALRGDAPRLPLAGLQYLPPIVAPGKILCVGLNYGRHVAETGRELPAHPSLFIRFADSLVGHQAEVWRPMASARFDFEGELAVVIGKAGRRIPAARALEHVAGYTCMAENSVRDFQKHSAQVTPGKNFARSGALGPWLATADEIPDPAVLQVVTRLNGEVMQDGRVDDLIFPIPELIAYISTFTPLAPGDIIATGTPEGVGARRTPPLFMAAGDVLEVDIPGVGRLVNPVADEPAACTEENPHG
- a CDS encoding GntR family transcriptional regulator; this translates as MAAQIDKVISELRDLVLSGELQPGERVIELQFAERLGVSRTPLRIAMTELEKEGLLERLPSRGFRVRAFTVDEIADAVDVRGVLEGMAVRLLAERGASQATLDQLREAVEEGKRLLAPAEHDPNITVDARSWGRINRRFHEILYAAAGNRALTAALEHNNKTPLAGPAALTLPSTPSELETPFVLRAQTDHEDLLRAIERREAVRAESLMREHAYRSRENKRILLATLRMNRSVLAQTPSD
- a CDS encoding pyridoxal phosphate-dependent aminotransferase, which produces MSNDLSQVPAFRRAGRIASIAVSEILRIGASAAQLKREGRDVIVLGAGEPDFDTPDNVKEAAIRAVRAGDTKYTLLDGTLALKAAIARKFERDNGLSYGLDEITVGAGAKQVIHNALMATLDDGDEVVVGVPYWTSYADMIAIAGGKTVEVACREDNGFRMAAADLEQAITPRTRWVMLNSPSNPTGAAYAEVDLRALADVLLRHPHVWLICDDIYEHLIYGDFAFRTMAQVEPRLKSRTLTVNGLSKAYAMTGWRVGYGGGPKELIGAIAVVQSQSTSNPCSISQAAAIEALDGPQDVLAERRASFQARRDLVVDGLNAIAGLACRRPEGAFYTYASCAGVLGRRTPGGQRLATDADFCQYLLQDHDVAVVPGTVFGLAPYFRISYATSQAQLQTALDRIARAVAQLS